The following coding sequences are from one Vulpes vulpes isolate BD-2025 chromosome 12, VulVul3, whole genome shotgun sequence window:
- the IL13 gene encoding interleukin-13 — translation MALWLTVVIALTCLGGLASPSPVTPSPTLKELIEELVNITQNQASLCNGSMVWSVNLTAGMYCAALESLINVSDCSAIQRTQRMLKALCSQKPAAGQISSERSRDTKIEVIQLVKNLLTYVRGVYRHGNFR, via the exons ATGGCGCTCTGGTTGACTGTGGTCATTGCTCTCACCTGCCTCGGTGGCCTTGCCTCCCCGAGCCCTGTGACTCCCTCCCCAACCCTCAAGGAGCTCATTGAGGAGCTGGTCAACATCACCCAGAATCAG GCATCCCTCTGCAACGGCAGCATGGTGTGGAGCGTCAACCTGACCGCCGGCATG TACTGCGCGGCTCTAGAATCTCTGATCAATGTCTCCGACTGCAGCGCCATCCAGAGGACCCAGAGGATGCTGAAAGCACTGTGCTCTCAAAAGCCCGCGGCAGGG CAGATTTCCAGTGAACGCAGCCGAGACACCAAAATTGAAGTGATCCAGTTGGTGAAAAACCTGCTCACCTATGTAAGGGGAGTTTATCGCCATGGAAATTTCAGATGA